In the genome of Candidatus Goldiibacteriota bacterium HGW-Goldbacteria-1, one region contains:
- the fabF gene encoding beta-ketoacyl-[acyl-carrier-protein] synthase II: protein MEKKRVVITGMGVLTPVGNNVKDTWDAVLAGKSGIGLITQFDVTAYPTKIAGEIKNFDASEVMEKKEIRRTPGFIQYALKAAKEAVEMSGLENASINKDRVAVIVGSGIGGISVMEEQYKILTEKGPSRVSPFFIPMMIINMAGAYISMRYGYRGPNYGIVTACASGTHAFGEGAKMIIRGDADVAVVGGVESAVGPLGLAGFCSAKSLSQRNGDPTTASRPFDKDRDGFVMADGAGILVLESLEHAKARGANIIAEYAGYGASDDAYHMVAPPEDGAGGVLCMKNALADAGIKPEQVDYINAHGTSTNLNDKTESRIIREVFGAHANKVMISSTKSMTGHMLGATGAVETVMCALSCKYDVVHPTINQFTTDPECGLDYVPNVKREAVINYAASNSLGFGGHNATIIVKKYKE from the coding sequence ATGGAAAAGAAAAGAGTTGTCATTACCGGTATGGGTGTACTTACCCCGGTTGGGAATAACGTAAAAGATACCTGGGATGCGGTGCTTGCCGGTAAAAGCGGCATTGGCCTTATTACCCAGTTTGATGTTACGGCGTATCCCACTAAGATTGCCGGAGAAATAAAAAATTTTGATGCTTCAGAGGTCATGGAAAAAAAAGAAATCAGAAGGACGCCCGGGTTCATTCAGTATGCTTTAAAAGCAGCTAAAGAAGCCGTGGAAATGTCGGGCCTTGAAAATGCATCAATTAATAAGGACAGGGTGGCTGTAATTGTAGGTTCGGGTATTGGCGGCATTTCCGTAATGGAAGAGCAGTACAAGATTCTTACCGAAAAAGGCCCATCCAGAGTTTCTCCTTTCTTTATCCCGATGATGATTATTAACATGGCGGGAGCCTATATATCTATGCGTTACGGTTATCGCGGGCCTAATTACGGAATTGTGACCGCGTGCGCGTCAGGAACGCATGCTTTTGGAGAAGGCGCAAAAATGATTATCCGCGGCGATGCGGATGTAGCAGTGGTAGGCGGAGTTGAAAGTGCGGTCGGGCCTTTGGGCCTTGCCGGTTTCTGCTCGGCAAAATCACTGTCGCAGCGCAACGGCGATCCTACGACGGCCTCAAGGCCGTTTGACAAGGACCGCGACGGTTTTGTAATGGCGGACGGCGCCGGAATTCTTGTGCTTGAATCACTGGAGCACGCCAAGGCGCGCGGCGCGAATATCATTGCGGAATACGCAGGCTACGGCGCTTCTGATGACGCTTACCATATGGTAGCGCCTCCGGAAGACGGAGCAGGCGGCGTTCTTTGCATGAAAAACGCGCTGGCTGATGCCGGAATAAAACCGGAACAGGTGGATTACATCAACGCGCACGGTACTTCAACTAACCTGAATGATAAAACAGAATCAAGAATTATCAGGGAAGTTTTTGGAGCGCATGCCAATAAGGTTATGATAAGTTCCACCAAATCAATGACAGGGCATATGCTTGGAGCCACAGGAGCGGTGGAAACCGTTATGTGTGCTTTATCCTGCAAATACGATGTGGTTCATCCCACCATTAATCAGTTCACCACGGACCCTGAATGCGGCCTTGATTACGTTCCCAATGTAAAAAGGGAAGCGGTTATTAATTATGCCGCATCAAATTCGCTGGGTTTTGGCGGGCACAACGCAACAATAATAGTAAAAAAATATAAAGAATAA
- the ybeY gene encoding rRNA maturation RNase YbeY: MFPGRKLLKESWTPTKSTIKMKSNPGIEVFYKKKVDAGFDIIKAAEKIILSEKKPGIQANIIFVSDAFIKEMNLNYRMKNSKTDVISFENGSGGDIYISVDTAKTDAAELGITLSEEILRLLIHGLLHIMGYDHIKYNDYKKMYVKEKKYLEFFKKKGV; the protein is encoded by the coding sequence ATGTTTCCAGGGCGGAAGTTGTTAAAAGAATCCTGGACGCCTACGAAAAGTACGATAAAAATGAAAAGTAATCCAGGCATAGAAGTTTTTTACAAAAAAAAGGTGGATGCCGGATTTGATATAATAAAGGCCGCCGAAAAGATTATTTTATCTGAAAAAAAGCCGGGCATACAGGCGAATATTATTTTTGTAAGCGATGCTTTTATAAAAGAAATGAACCTTAATTACCGGATGAAAAACAGTAAAACCGATGTTATATCTTTTGAAAACGGCAGCGGCGGTGACATTTATATTTCCGTTGATACCGCAAAGACAGACGCCGCGGAGCTTGGCATAACCTTAAGCGAGGAAATTTTAAGGCTTTTAATTCACGGACTGCTGCATATAATGGGATATGACCACATTAAATATAATGACTATAAAAAGATGTATGTTAAGGAAAAAAAGTACCTTGAATTTTTCAAAAAAAAAGGAGTTTAA
- a CDS encoding acyl carrier protein: MADEKTIEERVKDVIVAQLGVDAAEVKPEASFIDDLGADSLDTVELVMALEEEFGVEIPDEDAEKIKTVGEATDSIKSKLG, translated from the coding sequence ATGGCAGACGAAAAGACAATTGAAGAAAGAGTGAAGGACGTTATCGTAGCACAGCTTGGTGTTGACGCAGCAGAAGTTAAACCGGAAGCATCGTTTATTGATGACCTTGGTGCGGATTCACTTGATACCGTGGAACTTGTAATGGCGCTTGAAGAAGAATTCGGCGTAGAGATCCCGGATGAAGACGCGGAAAAGATCAAAACAGTAGGCGAAGCCACAGACAGCATTAAGTCAAAGCTGGGCTAA
- a CDS encoding RND transporter, giving the protein MKLNNKGKIIAAAVIIVFIAGFIIVKKPFSVKKGPQMEEIFPEIRDISIVISATGVVQPMNRLEIKPPIAGRIEKVLVREGDVVSKGKVLALMSSSERAALLDAARAQGEDNVKKWEEIYKPISVIAPINGTVIVRGSEPGQTVGSGDAVFVLSDRLVIKTSVDETDVGKVKVGQKAVITLDAYSDTEIPGSVYHISYESSVMNNVSIYETFVKPDKVPDFFRSGMTANVNIIRAESKGALSLPVNAVKIKDGVSFVMIKSGDKPKRKEVVTGIDDGTYVEIKSGITQNEAVLAVKSGYTANNDNARSAGTSPFMPKRPGARR; this is encoded by the coding sequence ATGAAGCTGAATAATAAAGGGAAAATTATTGCGGCAGCTGTAATTATTGTTTTTATTGCCGGATTTATTATTGTTAAGAAGCCTTTTAGCGTAAAAAAAGGCCCGCAAATGGAAGAAATTTTCCCGGAAATAAGGGATATATCCATTGTTATTTCCGCTACAGGCGTTGTTCAGCCTATGAACCGGCTGGAAATAAAACCGCCTATTGCGGGCAGGATAGAAAAAGTGCTTGTCAGAGAAGGTGATGTGGTTTCTAAAGGAAAGGTGCTGGCCCTTATGAGTTCTTCTGAAAGGGCGGCGCTGCTTGACGCGGCGCGCGCGCAGGGCGAAGACAACGTGAAAAAATGGGAGGAAATTTATAAACCCATTTCTGTCATCGCGCCCATAAACGGCACTGTTATAGTAAGGGGTTCGGAACCGGGGCAGACTGTGGGTTCGGGCGATGCTGTTTTTGTCCTGTCCGACAGGCTTGTTATTAAGACTTCCGTGGATGAAACTGATGTGGGAAAAGTAAAAGTGGGGCAGAAAGCGGTGATAACGCTTGACGCTTATTCGGATACCGAAATCCCGGGCAGTGTTTATCACATAAGTTATGAATCAAGCGTAATGAATAACGTATCCATATATGAAACTTTTGTGAAACCGGATAAGGTTCCGGATTTCTTCAGGTCGGGAATGACCGCAAATGTGAATATTATCAGGGCTGAAAGTAAAGGGGCCCTTTCATTGCCTGTTAACGCCGTAAAAATAAAAGACGGTGTTTCATTTGTCATGATTAAAAGCGGGGACAAACCCAAAAGAAAAGAGGTTGTAACGGGCATTGATGACGGCACTTATGTAGAGATAAAATCAGGTATAACGCAGAATGAAGCCGTGCTTGCCGTTAAAAGCGGTTATACCGCCAATAATGATAATGCAAGAAGCGCGGGGACCAGCCCTTTTATGCCGAAACGCCCGGGCGCAAGGCGCTAA
- a CDS encoding 3-oxoacyl-ACP synthase, whose protein sequence is MSKRAAILGTGYYVPEKILTNKDIEKFLDTNDEWITTMTGMKERRISGKDEPTSELAMKAAEKALLNAGVKKEEIDFVIVATVTGDYIWPSTANIVINKLGINGVPSMDVSAACCGFIYALTTARSFIESGLYKKILLIAADEFAKVSDWTDRKTCVLFGDGAGAVVVGQAENENQGILSTYLGSDGSKVSYLMQPGGGTANPFSQEVLDKKMQYVYMEGKEVFKQAVIKMTSSIEIAMERAAVTPEQVDYFIFHQANKRIIDSIAQRFSAPEEKIIVNIHKYANTSAATIPIALAEAVEEGKIKKGDLLGFSALGAGFTWGGAVVRL, encoded by the coding sequence GTGAGTAAAAGGGCAGCCATACTTGGTACGGGGTATTATGTTCCCGAAAAAATATTGACAAATAAAGATATTGAAAAGTTTTTGGACACAAATGACGAGTGGATTACCACAATGACAGGAATGAAAGAAAGGCGCATATCCGGCAAAGACGAGCCTACTTCCGAACTTGCGATGAAAGCGGCTGAAAAAGCCCTTCTAAACGCGGGCGTAAAAAAAGAAGAAATTGATTTTGTGATTGTGGCAACGGTTACCGGGGATTATATCTGGCCTTCAACAGCTAATATTGTTATTAATAAACTTGGAATTAACGGAGTACCGTCAATGGATGTATCTGCGGCGTGCTGCGGTTTTATTTATGCGCTTACAACAGCAAGGTCATTTATTGAATCAGGGCTTTATAAAAAAATACTGCTTATAGCAGCAGATGAATTTGCAAAGGTATCTGACTGGACAGACAGAAAGACATGCGTACTGTTTGGCGACGGCGCGGGAGCGGTGGTTGTAGGTCAGGCAGAAAATGAAAATCAGGGAATTCTTTCAACATATCTTGGGTCAGACGGGTCCAAGGTATCTTATTTAATGCAGCCCGGCGGCGGCACTGCAAATCCTTTCAGCCAGGAAGTACTTGATAAAAAAATGCAGTATGTATATATGGAAGGCAAAGAAGTATTTAAGCAGGCCGTGATTAAAATGACTTCATCAATTGAGATTGCGATGGAAAGGGCGGCTGTAACGCCGGAGCAGGTTGATTATTTTATATTTCATCAGGCTAACAAGAGGATAATTGATTCAATCGCGCAGAGGTTTAGCGCGCCTGAAGAAAAAATAATTGTTAATATTCATAAATATGCCAACACTTCCGCGGCCACAATTCCGATAGCGCTTGCCGAAGCGGTGGAAGAAGGCAAAATAAAAAAAGGCGACCTTCTGGGTTTCTCGGCGCTTGGCGCGGGATTCACATGGGGCGGCGCAGTTGTCAGGTTATAA
- a CDS encoding 50S ribosomal protein L32: MANLTWRTSKSKTRSRKAANMKLSQNINLTECPNCHAKKEQHRVCKSCGHYNGKEVISSEE, encoded by the coding sequence GTGGCAAATTTAACGTGGAGAACTTCAAAGTCAAAAACAAGGTCAAGAAAAGCGGCTAACATGAAATTAAGCCAGAATATCAACCTCACTGAATGCCCCAACTGCCATGCAAAAAAAGAGCAGCACAGGGTATGCAAGAGCTGCGGCCATTACAATGGCAAAGAAGTCATTAGCTCTGAAGAATAG
- a CDS encoding DUF456 domain-containing protein, translating into MDITFVIAGSILQLLALVGCVVPVLIGPPLAYAGLLLLHFSKYGEFSTAFLIVAGILTIAASILDNVFSIMGAKQFGGSKRAIIGATAGTIAGIFLLPPVGMLLGAFIGAFIGEISAGKEVLKSVKVSFGTFVGFIAGIALKLSATLIMLFFFVLEIIKN; encoded by the coding sequence ATGGATATTACATTTGTAATTGCAGGTTCTATCTTACAGTTATTGGCGCTTGTCGGATGCGTGGTTCCGGTCTTAATAGGGCCGCCTTTGGCTTACGCGGGGCTCTTACTCCTTCACTTTTCAAAGTACGGCGAATTTTCAACCGCTTTCCTTATTGTAGCGGGTATTCTTACCATTGCAGCATCCATACTTGACAATGTTTTTTCCATAATGGGCGCGAAACAGTTTGGCGGAAGCAAGCGCGCCATAATAGGAGCCACGGCAGGCACTATTGCGGGAATTTTCCTGTTACCGCCCGTGGGTATGCTGTTAGGGGCTTTTATCGGTGCTTTTATCGGGGAAATTTCAGCCGGAAAAGAAGTCTTAAAATCAGTGAAGGTCTCTTTTGGCACTTTTGTGGGTTTTATCGCGGGCATTGCCTTAAAACTTTCCGCCACTTTAATAATGCTGTTTTTCTTTGTGCTGGAAATTATTAAGAACTGA
- the rnc gene encoding ribonuclease III, translating to MLKESFIEDYLDKNGLLNQKPVLEALTHKSAEGPHYERLEFLGDSVLGLCVSDFLYSEMYDTDVGSISKIKGYLVSKDVLYRIAVDNNLIKHIVFGSALTKKDIKNNRKIMSDVIESLIGAIYLLKGFEEVNEFIMNIYKEEFKNIGTKKDLGDYKSELQMKILSKGTRLPEYAVVNAEGQEHKKTFYVEVSLNSGVIGKGKGKTIKEAEQAAAKKALGSPKIKEAKK from the coding sequence ATGCTTAAAGAAAGCTTCATTGAAGATTATCTTGACAAGAACGGGCTTTTAAATCAAAAGCCCGTTCTTGAAGCTTTAACACATAAGTCAGCCGAAGGCCCGCATTACGAAAGGCTTGAATTTTTGGGTGATTCGGTGCTTGGTTTGTGTGTTTCTGATTTTCTTTACAGCGAAATGTACGACACGGATGTAGGCTCCATTTCAAAAATTAAAGGTTATCTGGTAAGCAAGGATGTTCTTTACAGGATTGCGGTGGATAACAACCTTATCAAGCACATTGTATTTGGCAGCGCGCTGACAAAGAAAGATATTAAGAATAACAGAAAAATAATGAGCGATGTCATTGAATCGCTTATAGGCGCCATATACCTGTTAAAAGGTTTTGAAGAAGTAAATGAATTCATAATGAATATTTATAAGGAAGAGTTTAAGAATATAGGCACAAAAAAAGACCTTGGCGATTATAAGTCGGAACTTCAGATGAAGATTCTTTCAAAAGGCACAAGGCTTCCTGAATACGCGGTGGTAAACGCGGAAGGCCAGGAGCATAAAAAAACTTTTTATGTGGAAGTTTCCCTGAATTCCGGGGTTATAGGAAAAGGAAAAGGAAAAACAATAAAGGAAGCTGAACAAGCTGCCGCTAAAAAGGCGCTGGGCTCCCCAAAAATCAAGGAGGCAAAGAAGTGA
- the fabD gene encoding [acyl-carrier-protein] S-malonyltransferase: protein MMSTALVFPGQGSQYVGMGFAFSEHNERANAIFAMAREACGRELLDAMFLGPEETLKKTDFTQPAILTVSAAIYEAIKDSVKPAFFAGHSLGEYSALCCAGAMDFKTAVEMVKLRGSLMQEASGKAASGMAAVLGLDVENIRLLCEKVKPAGLMSLANINCPGQIVVSGDSAAIDAGEAAAKELGAKRYIKLAVAGAFHSQFMQSAADGMEQSMAVFKMKDTAVPVISNVTAQAVTSAEEIKKLLVRQIVSPVRWIESVEYMKAQGVDTFIECGPGAVLSGLIKKIDKNLKTINIEKPEDLVKLQGI, encoded by the coding sequence ATAATGTCAACAGCATTGGTTTTTCCGGGTCAGGGTTCACAGTATGTAGGTATGGGTTTCGCGTTCAGCGAACATAATGAAAGGGCTAACGCCATATTTGCCATGGCAAGGGAAGCATGCGGACGTGAACTTTTAGACGCAATGTTTTTAGGGCCGGAAGAAACACTTAAAAAAACAGATTTTACACAGCCGGCGATATTGACAGTAAGCGCGGCCATATACGAAGCGATAAAAGACAGTGTTAAACCTGCTTTTTTCGCGGGACACAGCCTTGGCGAATATTCAGCTTTATGCTGCGCGGGCGCAATGGATTTTAAGACAGCGGTTGAAATGGTAAAGTTAAGGGGCTCGCTTATGCAGGAAGCTTCCGGCAAAGCCGCAAGCGGTATGGCAGCGGTGCTTGGGCTTGATGTTGAAAATATTAGATTACTGTGCGAAAAAGTAAAACCGGCAGGCCTTATGTCGCTTGCTAATATAAACTGCCCGGGGCAGATAGTGGTGTCAGGTGATTCCGCCGCAATAGACGCGGGAGAAGCAGCCGCAAAGGAACTTGGCGCAAAAAGGTATATTAAACTGGCTGTGGCAGGCGCGTTTCATTCGCAGTTTATGCAGAGTGCGGCTGACGGCATGGAACAAAGCATGGCTGTTTTTAAAATGAAAGATACTGCGGTTCCTGTTATTTCAAATGTGACAGCGCAGGCTGTGACATCGGCTGAAGAAATAAAAAAACTTCTTGTCAGGCAGATTGTGTCGCCGGTCCGGTGGATTGAATCGGTTGAATACATGAAAGCGCAGGGAGTGGATACTTTTATAGAATGCGGGCCGGGCGCTGTATTGTCCGGACTTATTAAAAAAATAGATAAAAATTTAAAAACAATAAATATTGAAAAACCTGAAGACCTTGTAAAACTGCAGGGAATTTAA
- a CDS encoding 3-oxoacyl-ACP reductase: MGLLNGKIALVTGGAQGIGETIAATLAREGASVAVLDVNLEKASATAAKLKEFGVDSEAYKCDVSNVAEVEETVNKVIDKFKRIDILVNNAGVTRDNLLIRMTEQEWDLVIAINLKGTFNFTKAVGKIMMKQRAGAIINISSVIGLMGNAGQTNYAATKAGVIGITKSVAKELGSRNVRVNAVCPGYINTAMTDKLTEEVKNAMIQIIPAKKMGETQDVANAVLFLASDLSSYVTGETIRVDGGMAM, encoded by the coding sequence ATGGGATTACTGAACGGAAAGATAGCACTTGTAACAGGCGGAGCCCAGGGAATAGGCGAAACCATTGCGGCAACACTTGCGCGTGAAGGCGCGTCAGTGGCTGTTCTTGACGTAAATCTTGAAAAGGCGTCAGCCACGGCTGCAAAGTTAAAGGAATTCGGTGTGGATTCAGAAGCTTATAAATGTGATGTTTCAAATGTGGCGGAAGTTGAAGAAACTGTGAACAAAGTAATTGACAAATTTAAGCGCATTGATATACTTGTCAACAATGCGGGTGTTACAAGGGACAATCTTTTAATAAGGATGACGGAACAGGAATGGGACCTTGTAATAGCAATCAACCTGAAAGGTACTTTTAATTTCACCAAAGCTGTAGGAAAGATAATGATGAAGCAGAGGGCAGGCGCAATAATTAATATTTCATCTGTTATCGGGCTTATGGGAAATGCAGGGCAGACAAACTATGCCGCCACAAAAGCCGGCGTTATAGGAATAACAAAAAGTGTTGCCAAAGAACTTGGTTCAAGGAATGTCAGGGTAAACGCGGTTTGTCCCGGATACATTAACACGGCAATGACTGATAAACTGACAGAAGAAGTTAAGAATGCCATGATACAGATAATTCCTGCAAAGAAAATGGGTGAAACCCAGGATGTGGCAAACGCGGTATTGTTCCTTGCATCAGACCTGTCTTCGTATGTGACGGGAGAAACAATTAGAGTCGACGGCGGAATGGCAATGTAA
- a CDS encoding phosphate--acyl-ACP acyltransferase — protein sequence MRIVLDAMGGDNAPQVEVKGTVDAIKKNRDLNVILVGKKEEIEKYLNTYKLSEKERARLEVVNANEVITMSDEPAKAFKQKQDSSMIVGAKLVKEGRADAFVSAGNTGAMLVTSLLTIGRIPGVIRPAILVPMPSKSGTTAVLDAGANVDCKPIHLAQFAIMGSIYASHIFKINKPRVGVMSVGEEEGKGNELTIEAKEIIKKLNLNFKGNVEGRDVFNGNADVVVCDGFVGNIILKVGEGAGVLLVSEIKKGAKKSLLTIIGGLLMKKVFIQVKDRINPDAYGGAPLLGIQKPVIICHGSASAEGIKNALIVAYEFVDGHINEEIESEVKKMEAKSE from the coding sequence GTGCGCATTGTTTTGGATGCAATGGGCGGGGACAACGCCCCGCAGGTAGAAGTTAAAGGCACTGTTGATGCGATAAAAAAGAACCGTGATCTTAATGTTATTCTTGTAGGTAAAAAGGAAGAAATAGAAAAATACCTTAATACATATAAGCTTAGCGAAAAAGAACGCGCCCGTCTGGAAGTTGTCAACGCAAATGAAGTAATTACCATGTCTGACGAACCGGCAAAAGCTTTCAAGCAGAAGCAGGATTCATCAATGATAGTCGGAGCAAAACTGGTAAAAGAAGGCAGGGCAGATGCTTTTGTTTCTGCCGGAAATACCGGAGCAATGCTTGTTACATCGCTTCTTACCATAGGCAGAATACCGGGCGTCATAAGGCCTGCTATTCTTGTTCCTATGCCTTCTAAAAGCGGAACCACAGCTGTACTTGATGCCGGTGCCAATGTGGACTGCAAACCAATTCATCTTGCGCAGTTTGCGATTATGGGCAGTATTTATGCATCTCATATATTTAAGATAAACAAGCCGCGCGTGGGTGTTATGAGCGTAGGCGAAGAAGAAGGCAAGGGAAACGAACTTACAATTGAAGCAAAAGAAATTATAAAAAAACTTAACCTTAATTTTAAAGGCAATGTTGAAGGCAGGGATGTATTTAACGGAAATGCCGACGTTGTAGTCTGTGACGGATTTGTAGGAAATATAATCCTTAAAGTGGGCGAAGGCGCGGGAGTGCTTCTGGTAAGCGAAATAAAAAAAGGCGCAAAAAAGAGCCTGCTTACCATAATCGGCGGCCTTTTAATGAAAAAAGTTTTTATACAGGTCAAAGACAGAATTAACCCTGATGCTTACGGCGGGGCGCCGCTTCTTGGAATACAAAAACCGGTAATAATATGCCACGGCAGTGCAAGCGCGGAAGGCATTAAGAACGCGCTGATAGTGGCCTATGAATTTGTGGACGGCCATATAAATGAAGAAATAGAAAGTGAAGTGAAAAAAATGGAGGCAAAAAGTGAGTAA
- a CDS encoding MacB family efflux pump subunit, with protein MISVKGISKIYKSGKMEYQALNDVSIDINRGEFVAIMGPSGSGKSTLMHLLGFLDKPDSGSYLLEGNETAGLADEAYARLRQDKIGFVFQQFHLLPRSSAEENVAMPLVYSGKKLFEHRAKELLESVGLGTKLKNLPGEMSGGEKQRAAIARALINDPEILFADEPTGNLDSKSEKEIMDIFTALNKQGKTIVMVTHEPEIAQYAHRIITVRDGKILSDKKTSNGETKLLNVQQHEEKQGSAVLEIEFKDYLKQALISVMGNKLRSALSVLGILIGVASVIAMLALAEGAKESINKQLSSLGSNLLVVSPAYNRSGGVSREGATRITLQDSQEAARLVSVKNASGLVSGNVQAVYGNKNKATRVEGAAHSYEELRSYKPEAGRFFTQAEEKQRERVALLGATVVKELFVSEDPIGATIKINRVNFKVIGVLPLKGSSGWRDQDDTIIIPINTAMYRLLGKQYVDQIYVQAKSADSLESAQAEIMELLNKRHNISALRKDPAFEIRNMAEMQEAIQSTSRTLTWLLGSIAAISLLVGGIGIMNIMLVSVKERTREIGLRKAVGARSFDILYQFMIEAVLMTLTGGFAGIVLGALIAFLMAVLAGWAVKVSVFSVLLSVFFSAATGLGFGIWPARQAAELNPIDALRYE; from the coding sequence ATGATATCTGTTAAGGGTATTTCAAAGATATACAAGTCCGGAAAAATGGAGTATCAGGCGTTAAATGACGTCAGTATAGATATTAATAGGGGCGAATTTGTAGCCATAATGGGGCCTTCCGGGTCAGGCAAGTCCACTTTAATGCACCTGCTTGGATTTCTTGATAAGCCGGATTCGGGTTCATATCTGCTTGAAGGAAATGAGACCGCGGGGCTGGCCGATGAAGCATACGCGCGGTTAAGGCAGGATAAAATTGGTTTTGTGTTTCAGCAGTTTCACCTGCTGCCCAGAAGCAGCGCCGAGGAAAATGTGGCAATGCCGCTTGTTTATTCCGGGAAAAAATTATTTGAACACAGGGCAAAAGAGCTGCTTGAAAGCGTGGGGCTGGGGACAAAACTAAAAAACCTGCCGGGTGAAATGTCCGGCGGTGAAAAACAAAGGGCGGCAATAGCGCGCGCGCTGATTAATGACCCGGAAATTCTTTTTGCGGATGAACCCACGGGCAACCTTGATTCTAAAAGTGAAAAAGAGATAATGGATATATTTACCGCGCTTAATAAGCAGGGAAAGACAATAGTAATGGTGACCCACGAGCCGGAAATAGCGCAGTACGCGCACCGCATTATAACCGTAAGGGACGGTAAAATTCTGTCCGATAAAAAAACTTCAAACGGCGAAACAAAATTATTAAATGTACAGCAGCACGAAGAAAAGCAGGGAAGCGCGGTCCTTGAAATAGAATTTAAGGATTATCTTAAGCAGGCGCTTATATCCGTAATGGGCAATAAGTTAAGGTCAGCTTTGTCGGTTCTTGGCATACTTATCGGTGTGGCTTCTGTCATAGCAATGCTTGCGCTGGCGGAAGGAGCCAAAGAGTCAATAAATAAACAGCTTTCATCACTTGGGTCAAACCTTCTTGTGGTAAGCCCGGCATATAACAGGTCAGGCGGCGTGTCAAGGGAAGGAGCCACAAGGATTACCCTTCAGGATTCACAGGAAGCAGCAAGGCTTGTTTCGGTAAAAAACGCTTCAGGCCTGGTCAGCGGCAATGTTCAGGCTGTATATGGCAATAAAAATAAGGCTACAAGGGTTGAAGGCGCGGCGCATTCCTATGAGGAATTAAGAAGTTATAAACCCGAAGCAGGCCGTTTTTTTACGCAGGCCGAAGAAAAACAGAGGGAAAGGGTGGCTCTTCTTGGCGCCACGGTTGTAAAGGAACTTTTTGTAAGCGAAGACCCGATAGGCGCTACGATAAAAATTAACAGGGTAAATTTTAAGGTGATAGGAGTTCTGCCTTTAAAGGGTTCAAGCGGATGGCGCGACCAGGACGACACCATAATAATTCCTATTAATACGGCCATGTACAGGCTTCTGGGCAAACAGTATGTTGATCAGATATATGTGCAGGCAAAAAGCGCGGATTCACTTGAAAGCGCGCAGGCGGAAATAATGGAGCTTTTGAATAAAAGGCACAATATAAGCGCATTAAGAAAAGACCCGGCTTTTGAAATAAGAAATATGGCGGAAATGCAGGAAGCCATACAAAGCACAAGCCGGACATTAACATGGCTTTTAGGTTCTATCGCCGCCATATCCCTTCTTGTGGGCGGAATAGGTATTATGAATATTATGCTTGTGTCCGTAAAAGAGCGTACCAGGGAAATTGGTTTAAGAAAAGCGGTGGGCGCCAGAAGTTTTGACATATTATATCAGTTTATGATAGAAGCCGTGTTAATGACGCTTACAGGCGGTTTTGCCGGGATTGTTTTAGGCGCTTTGATTGCTTTTTTAATGGCCGTGCTGGCAGGGTGGGCTGTAAAGGTTTCTGTTTTTTCTGTACTCTTATCCGTTTTCTTTTCTGCCGCGACAGGGTTGGGTTTTGGTATATGGCCTGCCAGGCAGGCCGCGGAATTAAATCCTATTGACGCGCTAAGGTACGAATGA